The Vulgatibacter sp. genome window below encodes:
- a CDS encoding cupin domain-containing protein — protein MADRPHGVVNEREIPWAEQQHGERFEVRRKQLGAAAGGEKLGCSLFEMPPGKKGWPFHYHLANEEALYVLAGSGTLRLGEREVPVGAGDYVALPVGAGHAHQLINTGAETLRYLAFSTMIQPDVMVYPDSDKIGVFAGAAPGGPKEARTFGAFLRNEPVDYWDDEV, from the coding sequence ATGGCCGATCGTCCGCATGGCGTGGTGAACGAGCGCGAGATCCCCTGGGCCGAGCAGCAGCACGGCGAGCGCTTCGAGGTGCGCCGCAAGCAGCTCGGCGCTGCAGCCGGCGGCGAGAAGCTCGGCTGCAGCCTCTTCGAGATGCCCCCGGGCAAGAAGGGCTGGCCCTTCCACTACCACCTGGCCAACGAGGAGGCGCTCTACGTCCTCGCCGGCAGCGGGACCTTACGCCTCGGCGAGCGCGAGGTGCCGGTCGGCGCCGGCGACTACGTGGCGCTGCCGGTGGGCGCGGGCCATGCCCACCAGCTGATCAACACCGGGGCGGAGACGCTGCGCTACCTCGCCTTCTCGACGATGATCCAGCCCGACGTGATGGTCTATCCCGACTCCGACAAGATCGGCGTCTTCGCCGGCGCCGCGCCGGGCGGGCCGAAGGAGGCGCGGACCTTCGGCGCCTTCCTTCGCAACGAGCCCGTCGATTATTGGGACGACGAGGTTTAA
- a CDS encoding LD-carboxypeptidase — MVAPSGPFPADRYERGRAVLEARGFRVKEFLPSAPHRYLAGTDEERLAGLHAAFADPEVRAVFAARGGYGAMRLLPGLDVAAIAASRKALVGFSDVTALHLALQQAGARSVHGPVVTRLGEEPPEALDRLFALLAGEAPAPLQGRTLVPGSARGRLLGGNLSVLTRLIGTRWMPSLAGCLLLVEDVGERPYRLDRIWSHLELTGLLDGVAGFVLGDFTGCDDASVDAQTLMAELVAAAGKPTLAGFPIGHGDVHLAVPLGTAARIENGTLHFDEGLQDEGRS; from the coding sequence GTGGTCGCGCCCTCCGGGCCCTTTCCCGCCGACCGCTACGAACGCGGCCGCGCGGTCCTCGAGGCCCGCGGCTTCCGGGTGAAGGAGTTCCTCCCCTCCGCCCCGCACCGCTACCTCGCCGGCACGGACGAGGAGCGCCTCGCCGGCCTGCACGCCGCCTTCGCCGATCCCGAAGTCCGGGCGGTCTTCGCTGCCCGCGGCGGCTACGGGGCGATGCGCCTGCTCCCCGGCCTCGACGTCGCCGCGATCGCCGCGAGCCGCAAAGCGCTCGTGGGCTTCTCCGACGTCACCGCCCTCCACCTCGCGCTGCAGCAAGCCGGGGCGCGGAGCGTGCACGGGCCGGTGGTGACCCGCCTCGGCGAGGAGCCGCCGGAAGCGCTCGATCGCCTCTTCGCGCTGCTGGCGGGCGAAGCACCCGCGCCGCTGCAGGGCCGCACCCTGGTGCCGGGCAGCGCCCGGGGCCGCCTCCTCGGCGGCAACCTCTCGGTGCTCACCCGGCTCATCGGCACCCGGTGGATGCCGTCGCTCGCGGGCTGCCTCCTCCTCGTGGAGGACGTGGGCGAGCGGCCCTACCGCCTCGATCGGATCTGGTCCCACCTCGAGCTCACCGGCCTGCTCGACGGCGTGGCCGGCTTCGTCCTCGGCGACTTCACCGGTTGCGACGACGCCAGCGTCGATGCCCAGACCCTGATGGCCGAGCTGGTGGCTGCGGCGGGAAAGCCCACCCTCGCCGGTTTTCCGATCGGCCACGGCGACGTGCACCTCGCCGTGCCGCTGGGGACAGCTGCGCGGATCGAGAATGGGACGCTGCACTTCGACGAAGGCCTGCAGGACGAGGGGCGCTCGTGA
- a CDS encoding serine hydrolase domain-containing protein has protein sequence MKELQALLERGVADGAFPGAQACVIRDGALLFSGSAGRRSLTGPPVDEATRFDVASLTKVMATTTAVWILASGGALDLDEPAGTFFEPFAQGEKRAVTVRHLLAHTGGLPAWRPLFAKVLADPALRAIYPDAGGPEPAVLPAEVRRQSRTALFARARRSVIEEAALAPLEHEPSRVCVYSDLGFILLGELAAERAGMRLDRFCDQWIFNPLGLTSTGYRPVGTSEPGAFAATGRTRPREPARGQEGLFEIPPQRERDDAGEVDDDNCWAMGGISGNAGLFSTAVDVARWGDAIRADRAGARRLGDPAVLGTLLAPDPHPEGPPRALGFDMPSGPRSSAGTRMGEAATRGHLAFTGCSVWIDFERGLTVALLTNRVHPTRSNEAGIRLFRPAFHDAVIEALEGA, from the coding sequence GTGAAGGAGCTGCAGGCGCTGCTCGAGCGCGGCGTCGCGGACGGCGCCTTCCCCGGCGCGCAGGCCTGCGTGATCCGCGACGGCGCCCTGCTCTTCTCCGGCAGCGCCGGGCGGCGCAGCCTCACCGGCCCGCCGGTGGACGAGGCCACCCGCTTCGACGTGGCAAGCCTCACCAAGGTGATGGCCACCACCACCGCCGTCTGGATCCTCGCCTCCGGCGGCGCCCTCGATCTCGACGAGCCGGCGGGCACCTTCTTCGAGCCCTTCGCCCAGGGCGAGAAGCGGGCGGTGACGGTGCGCCATCTCCTCGCCCACACCGGTGGCCTGCCTGCGTGGCGGCCGCTCTTCGCGAAGGTCCTCGCCGATCCGGCGCTGCGGGCGATCTACCCCGACGCCGGCGGCCCCGAGCCTGCCGTCTTGCCGGCGGAGGTGCGGCGCCAATCCCGCACCGCCCTCTTCGCCAGGGCGCGGCGCAGCGTGATCGAGGAGGCGGCCCTGGCGCCGCTCGAGCACGAGCCTAGCCGCGTCTGCGTCTACAGCGATCTCGGCTTCATCCTCCTCGGCGAGCTCGCCGCGGAACGCGCGGGGATGCGGCTCGATCGCTTCTGCGACCAGTGGATCTTCAACCCCCTCGGCCTCACCTCCACCGGCTACCGCCCGGTGGGGACGAGCGAGCCCGGCGCCTTCGCCGCCACCGGCCGCACCAGGCCACGAGAACCAGCCCGGGGCCAGGAAGGTCTCTTCGAGATCCCGCCGCAGCGCGAGCGCGACGACGCCGGCGAGGTCGACGACGACAATTGCTGGGCGATGGGCGGCATCTCCGGCAACGCCGGCCTCTTCTCCACCGCGGTGGACGTGGCCCGGTGGGGCGACGCGATCCGCGCCGACCGCGCCGGCGCCAGGCGCCTCGGCGATCCGGCGGTGCTCGGGACGCTGCTCGCGCCCGATCCACATCCGGAGGGACCGCCGCGGGCGCTGGGCTTCGACATGCCGAGCGGCCCGCGCTCCAGCGCGGGAACGCGGATGGGCGAAGCGGCCACCCGTGGCCACCTTGCCTTCACCGGCTGCTCGGTGTGGATCGACTTCGAGCGCGGCCTCACGGTGGCGCTGCTCACCAACCGCGTCCATCCCACGCGCAGCAACGAGGCGGGCATCCGCCTCTTCCGTCCGGCGTTCCACGACGCCGTGATCGAGGCCCTCGAGGGGGCCTGA
- a CDS encoding UDP-N-acetylmuramate--L-alanine ligase, which produces MSEAQPLDRIPAGVRRIHLLGVAGTGMGAFAALLKAAGYEVTGSDENVYPPMSDMLAHWQIPALTPYRPENLDEARPDLVVVGNVIRRVNPEATAMRERGIPHVSFPQALGQLFLEERHAVVVAGTHGKTTTTSIAAQIFAAAGRAPSLLVGGVAGNFGGNFRLGQGPEFVVEGDEYDTAYFDKGPKFWHYRPRTVIFTSCEMDHADIYRDLAHYESSFEKLMALVPEDGYVAACASTEAPPRIAKAHARCRVETYSAMEGVAADWTARIHATDESGTRFTALHHGAPVLETTLPLGGRHNVENALGCIAAAVNRGLAPAAIAQGLEAFRGVRRRQELRGEPNGIKVIDDFAHHPTAVRETIAAVAARNPGRRLIAVFEPRSNTSRRSLHQAEYARSFGGAALALLSTPVKSDMVPEHERLDVGRLAEAIAANGVPAEAFPGPDEIVERVRAIARPGDVVLSMSNGAFGGFVGKVLAALEQR; this is translated from the coding sequence ATGTCCGAGGCACAGCCTCTCGACCGCATCCCCGCAGGCGTTCGCCGCATCCACCTCCTCGGCGTTGCCGGCACCGGCATGGGCGCCTTCGCCGCGCTGCTCAAGGCGGCGGGCTACGAGGTGACCGGCTCCGACGAGAACGTCTACCCGCCGATGAGCGACATGCTCGCCCACTGGCAGATCCCCGCGCTCACGCCCTACCGGCCGGAGAACCTCGACGAGGCGCGCCCCGATCTCGTGGTGGTGGGCAACGTGATCCGCCGGGTGAACCCCGAGGCCACCGCCATGCGGGAGCGCGGGATCCCGCACGTCTCCTTCCCGCAGGCACTCGGGCAGCTCTTCCTCGAGGAGCGCCACGCGGTGGTGGTCGCCGGCACCCACGGCAAGACCACCACCACCTCGATCGCCGCGCAGATCTTCGCGGCGGCGGGACGCGCCCCCTCGCTGCTGGTGGGCGGCGTCGCCGGCAATTTCGGCGGCAACTTCCGCCTCGGGCAGGGCCCCGAGTTCGTGGTCGAGGGCGACGAATACGACACGGCCTATTTCGACAAGGGGCCGAAGTTCTGGCACTACCGGCCGCGCACGGTGATCTTCACCTCGTGTGAGATGGACCACGCGGACATCTACCGCGACCTCGCCCACTACGAGTCCTCCTTCGAGAAGCTGATGGCGCTGGTGCCGGAGGACGGCTACGTCGCCGCCTGCGCCAGCACCGAGGCGCCGCCGCGGATCGCGAAGGCGCACGCCCGCTGCAGGGTCGAGACCTACAGCGCGATGGAGGGCGTGGCGGCGGATTGGACCGCGCGGATCCACGCCACCGACGAGAGCGGCACCCGCTTCACCGCCCTCCACCACGGCGCGCCGGTGCTGGAGACGACGCTGCCGCTCGGCGGCAGGCACAACGTCGAGAACGCGCTGGGCTGCATCGCCGCTGCGGTGAACCGCGGCCTCGCGCCGGCGGCGATCGCGCAGGGGCTCGAGGCCTTCCGCGGCGTGCGCCGCAGGCAGGAGCTCCGCGGCGAGCCGAACGGCATCAAGGTGATCGACGACTTCGCCCACCACCCCACCGCGGTGCGGGAGACGATCGCAGCCGTGGCCGCACGCAACCCGGGCCGGCGGCTGATCGCGGTCTTCGAGCCGCGCTCCAACACCAGCCGCCGCTCGCTCCACCAGGCCGAATACGCCCGCTCCTTCGGCGGCGCGGCGCTGGCGCTGCTCTCCACGCCGGTGAAGAGCGACATGGTGCCGGAGCACGAGCGCCTCGACGTGGGCAGGCTCGCCGAGGCGATCGCCGCGAACGGCGTTCCTGCAGAGGCCTTTCCCGGCCCCGACGAGATCGTGGAGCGGGTGAGGGCGATCGCGCGGCCCGGCGACGTGGTGCTCTCGATGTCGAACGGCGCCTTCGGCGGCTTCGTCGGCAAGGTGCTGGCTGCGTTGGAGCAGCGGTGA
- a CDS encoding TlpA family protein disulfide reductase, with amino-acid sequence MIRLLLAASVLVAGSGCASTQPATAAAAIESAGPSLAGTEVRCASTGDRTALGTAGSVQVVELWATWCAPCVRALPLWSRLADEKGIEILAVSIDDERQAPIDFAQKHGISLPVLWDPFAQQISTAVPLSGVVPATLVVDCEGLVRHVHEGFAGPQVIDEVAAEVEKLRGESSCKAEAPLARCAP; translated from the coding sequence GTGATTCGCCTCCTCCTCGCGGCGTCCGTGCTCGTGGCCGGGAGCGGCTGTGCCTCGACGCAGCCGGCGACCGCCGCTGCGGCGATCGAATCAGCAGGGCCGAGCCTCGCCGGCACCGAGGTGCGCTGCGCCTCCACCGGCGATCGCACCGCGCTCGGCACCGCAGGCTCGGTGCAGGTGGTGGAGCTCTGGGCCACCTGGTGCGCGCCCTGCGTTCGGGCGCTGCCGCTCTGGAGCCGCCTCGCCGACGAGAAGGGGATCGAGATCCTCGCAGTCTCCATCGACGACGAGCGGCAGGCGCCGATCGACTTCGCGCAGAAGCACGGCATCTCCCTGCCGGTGCTCTGGGATCCCTTCGCCCAGCAGATCTCCACGGCGGTGCCGCTCTCCGGCGTGGTGCCGGCGACGCTGGTGGTGGACTGCGAGGGCCTGGTGCGCCACGTGCACGAGGGCTTCGCCGGGCCGCAGGTGATCGACGAGGTCGCAGCGGAGGTCGAGAAGCTGCGCGGCGAATCGTCGTGCAAGGCCGAGGCGCCGTTGGCAAGGTGCGCGCCATGA
- a CDS encoding inositol monophosphatase family protein: MIQTPSNEELLAAALAAAEAGGAVLAERFGGERRIEHKGHIDLVTDADQAAEEAVLAVIRERFPDHAILAEEEGASGASRFRWIVDPLDGTTNYAHGIPHFCTSVACEVDGALAVGAIVDPMRDERFTAATGLGAFCNGKRLQVTDVDRLDRAVLATGFPYWVQERPEEVLALFGAFLRRAQGVRRFGAAALDLAWLAAGRYDGFFELKLKPWDVAAGVVLVREAGGVVSAFDGGPFDMKGGDTLAAGPALHPLLVPVADAARSGW, translated from the coding sequence ATGATCCAGACCCCATCGAACGAAGAGCTCCTCGCAGCGGCGCTGGCGGCGGCGGAGGCAGGCGGCGCGGTCCTCGCAGAGCGCTTCGGCGGCGAGCGGCGGATCGAGCACAAGGGCCACATCGATCTGGTCACCGACGCCGACCAGGCTGCGGAGGAGGCGGTGCTCGCGGTGATCCGCGAGCGCTTCCCCGACCACGCGATCCTCGCCGAGGAGGAGGGCGCGAGCGGCGCCTCCCGCTTCCGCTGGATCGTCGATCCCCTCGACGGCACCACCAACTACGCCCACGGCATCCCCCACTTCTGCACGTCGGTGGCGTGCGAGGTGGACGGCGCGCTCGCCGTCGGCGCCATCGTCGATCCGATGCGGGACGAGCGCTTCACCGCCGCCACCGGGCTCGGCGCCTTCTGCAACGGCAAGCGGCTGCAGGTCACCGACGTGGACCGGCTCGATCGCGCGGTGCTCGCCACCGGTTTTCCCTATTGGGTGCAGGAGCGGCCCGAGGAGGTCCTCGCCCTCTTCGGCGCGTTCCTCCGGCGGGCGCAGGGCGTGCGCCGTTTCGGCGCCGCGGCGCTCGATCTCGCGTGGCTCGCCGCGGGCCGCTACGACGGCTTCTTCGAGCTGAAGCTCAAGCCCTGGGACGTCGCCGCCGGCGTGGTGCTGGTGCGTGAGGCAGGGGGCGTGGTGAGCGCCTTCGACGGCGGCCCCTTCGACATGAAGGGGGGCGACACCCTCGCCGCCGGGCCCGCGCTCCACCCGCTCCTCGTGCCCGTGGCGGACGCCGCGCGCAGCGGCTGGTAG
- a CDS encoding phage holin family protein, whose translation MANETWNERGRGNGPADTGWRPVIETDREGFPVRYDQFREEGTRRTRGYGADVGAGIDTRRRRAFVETGERRLDTGREARIDYPDSELREAEWNDRREAYGREAERRQLVEREHDREIHETREDRQARREREEREHRETLQRRRRDIEHSVRRESTATLVRDLLGEAQFLAREELRLAKAELRDEAKKTGKIAGEAAGGVGVGGLLAFVGVLALTCAAIVGLAFLMPLWLSALLIGAVMLLVGGILAMGGLAKLKQLSAPTVDETTETLKEDREWASETMRGVRSRRRGHA comes from the coding sequence ATGGCGAACGAGACCTGGAACGAGCGGGGCCGCGGCAACGGCCCTGCCGACACGGGCTGGAGGCCGGTGATCGAGACGGATCGGGAGGGCTTTCCCGTCCGCTACGACCAGTTCCGCGAGGAGGGCACGCGCAGGACGCGCGGCTACGGCGCGGACGTCGGCGCCGGCATCGACACCCGTCGGCGGCGGGCCTTCGTGGAGACCGGCGAACGCCGGCTGGACACGGGGCGCGAGGCGCGGATCGACTACCCCGACTCCGAGCTCCGCGAGGCGGAGTGGAACGACCGCCGCGAGGCTTACGGACGGGAGGCGGAGCGGCGCCAGCTGGTCGAGCGGGAGCACGATCGGGAGATCCACGAGACCCGCGAGGATCGGCAGGCCCGCAGGGAGCGGGAGGAGCGGGAGCATCGCGAGACGCTGCAGCGCAGGCGCCGCGACATCGAGCACTCGGTCCGCAGGGAGAGCACGGCGACGCTGGTGCGTGACCTGCTGGGCGAGGCGCAGTTCCTCGCTCGAGAGGAGCTCCGCCTGGCCAAGGCCGAGTTGCGCGACGAGGCGAAGAAGACGGGCAAGATCGCAGGAGAAGCGGCGGGCGGCGTCGGCGTCGGTGGCCTCCTCGCTTTCGTGGGCGTGCTGGCGCTGACCTGCGCGGCGATCGTCGGCCTCGCCTTCCTCATGCCGCTGTGGCTGTCGGCGCTGCTGATCGGCGCCGTGATGCTCCTGGTGGGCGGCATCCTGGCGATGGGCGGCCTGGCCAAGCTCAAGCAGCTCAGCGCACCGACGGTGGACGAGACAACCGAGACGCTCAAGGAGGATCGCGAATGGGCGAGCGAAACGATGCGCGGCGTTCGATCGAGGCGTCGCGGGCACGCATGA
- the mutM gene encoding bifunctional DNA-formamidopyrimidine glycosylase/DNA-(apurinic or apyrimidinic site) lyase, giving the protein MPELPEVEFAARTLRRWLEGKRIEAAEASLTRIFRGSDANAFASELPGKKLEWIERRGKYLLLAFTKNVGLLAHLGMTGKWMRIGRTDERPSHVRASLTLEKDGVVLYRDPRLFGRIAVHPADRLFELKEIRALGPDPLVDGIDEKRLHERLHRTGRAVKVAIMDQAVIAGVGNIQATDALFHARIHPARAASSLGPKEVRALAAGIRKSIDYTLGLQGEGDAIEYVEDPGAENPFVIYGRAGHTCPRCTGTLEKLDLGGRTSAFCPHCQPA; this is encoded by the coding sequence ATGCCCGAGCTGCCGGAAGTCGAGTTCGCCGCCCGCACCCTGCGCCGCTGGCTGGAGGGAAAGCGCATCGAGGCCGCCGAGGCCTCGCTCACCCGGATCTTCCGGGGCAGCGACGCCAACGCCTTCGCCAGCGAGCTCCCGGGCAAGAAGCTCGAGTGGATCGAGCGCCGGGGCAAATACCTGCTCCTCGCCTTCACGAAGAACGTGGGCCTCCTCGCCCACCTGGGGATGACGGGGAAGTGGATGCGGATCGGGCGCACGGACGAACGCCCCTCCCACGTGCGGGCGAGCCTCACCCTGGAGAAGGACGGCGTGGTGCTCTACCGCGATCCCCGGCTCTTCGGGCGCATCGCCGTCCACCCGGCGGATCGCCTCTTCGAGCTGAAGGAGATCCGCGCCCTCGGCCCCGATCCGCTCGTCGACGGCATCGACGAGAAGCGGCTCCACGAGCGGCTCCACCGCACCGGGCGGGCGGTGAAGGTGGCGATCATGGACCAGGCGGTGATCGCCGGGGTGGGAAACATCCAGGCCACCGACGCGCTCTTCCACGCGCGGATCCACCCGGCCCGCGCCGCCTCGAGCCTGGGCCCGAAGGAAGTGCGCGCCCTCGCAGCGGGGATCCGCAAGTCGATCGACTACACCCTCGGCCTGCAGGGCGAGGGCGACGCGATCGAATACGTCGAGGATCCCGGCGCCGAGAATCCCTTCGTGATCTACGGCAGGGCGGGGCACACCTGCCCGCGCTGCACCGGCACCCTCGAGAAGCTGGATCTCGGCGGCCGCACCAGCGCCTTCTGCCCCCACTGCCAGCCGGCCTGA
- a CDS encoding zinc-dependent peptidase, translated as MVMRAYGPFELRWKLGLLATWILFTGWVFVESGDPLVWAVGGGAAIVFAFFALRRPLRRARLVRAPFPARWREVLEAQVPFYQRLDGAGRRRFEDDVRFVLAEHRFEGVDGVVATDELRLLVAAAAAMLLHGRPGWELPAGRSILLYPGSFDERYVATGGPILGQAHGQGPLIFSVPSLRHGFADPGDGENVALHELAHALDFEQARADGVPAQLAPRAVGPWLRLLHRERDRIFTGESALRDYAASSEAELFAVAVEQFFEAPRELREKSPQLYEALAQFFAQDPASV; from the coding sequence ATGGTGATGCGTGCCTACGGTCCCTTCGAGCTCCGCTGGAAGCTCGGCCTCCTCGCAACGTGGATCCTGTTCACCGGCTGGGTCTTCGTCGAGAGCGGCGATCCGCTGGTCTGGGCGGTGGGCGGCGGCGCCGCGATCGTCTTCGCCTTCTTCGCCCTGCGCCGGCCGCTGCGCCGCGCCCGCCTCGTGCGCGCCCCCTTTCCCGCGCGATGGCGGGAGGTCCTCGAGGCCCAGGTGCCCTTCTACCAGCGGCTCGACGGGGCGGGCCGGCGCCGCTTCGAGGACGACGTGCGCTTCGTCCTCGCCGAGCACCGATTCGAGGGGGTGGACGGCGTGGTGGCTACCGACGAGCTCCGCCTCCTCGTCGCGGCTGCAGCGGCGATGCTGCTCCACGGCAGGCCGGGGTGGGAGCTGCCTGCCGGCAGGAGCATCCTCCTCTACCCGGGCTCCTTCGACGAGCGCTACGTGGCGACGGGCGGCCCGATCCTCGGGCAGGCCCACGGGCAGGGGCCGCTCATCTTCTCCGTGCCCTCGCTGCGCCACGGCTTCGCCGATCCAGGCGACGGGGAGAACGTGGCGCTCCACGAGCTCGCCCACGCCCTCGACTTCGAGCAGGCCCGCGCCGACGGCGTGCCGGCGCAGCTCGCCCCGCGGGCGGTAGGTCCGTGGCTTCGCCTCCTCCACCGGGAGCGGGATCGGATCTTCACCGGCGAGTCGGCGCTGCGGGACTACGCCGCCTCGAGCGAGGCCGAGCTCTTCGCGGTGGCGGTGGAGCAATTCTTCGAGGCGCCGCGGGAGCTGCGGGAGAAGAGCCCGCAGCTCTACGAGGCGCTCGCGCAATTCTTCGCGCAGGATCCCGCGTCGGTCTGA
- a CDS encoding alkene reductase, giving the protein MRNHSNLLSRFGLPPLELKNRMVMAPMTRSRALLDGNVPNPLAALYYAQRASAGLIITEATQVSPQGVGYIRTPGMHSPAQVAGWRKVTEAVHAGGGVIFAQLWHVGRVSHPDFHGGSLPVAPSAIGYEGEVFTFEGKKRVVTPRALETEEIPGIVEQFRHAAENAREAGFDGVELHGSNGYLLDQFLRDGANQRADRYGGSIENRARFPLEVARAVAGVWGAERVGYRLSPQSFPYAGLTDSTPSETFTHLARELGRLGLGYLHVTEAVSGQDVPSPEQRISPLLRKAFQGAFIVNGGYDAPTGEAALAMGDADLVAYGVPFLANPDLPERFRHGAPSNPVDASTFFTGEEKGYTDYPTLSDVSTRARTAS; this is encoded by the coding sequence ATGCGAAATCATTCGAATTTGCTCTCCCGCTTTGGCCTCCCCCCTCTCGAACTCAAGAACCGCATGGTGATGGCGCCCATGACACGCAGCAGGGCGCTGCTCGACGGCAACGTGCCGAACCCCCTGGCGGCGCTCTATTACGCGCAGCGTGCCTCCGCAGGGCTCATCATCACCGAGGCCACCCAGGTCAGCCCCCAGGGCGTCGGGTACATCCGCACGCCTGGCATGCACTCGCCCGCGCAGGTGGCGGGCTGGAGAAAGGTGACGGAGGCCGTCCACGCTGGGGGCGGCGTCATCTTCGCGCAGCTGTGGCACGTCGGGCGTGTCTCGCATCCGGATTTCCACGGCGGCTCCTTGCCCGTCGCGCCCTCGGCGATCGGATACGAAGGGGAGGTCTTCACGTTCGAGGGGAAGAAGCGCGTCGTGACGCCGCGGGCACTCGAGACGGAGGAGATACCCGGCATCGTGGAGCAGTTCCGGCACGCTGCCGAAAACGCCCGCGAGGCGGGCTTCGACGGCGTCGAGCTGCACGGCAGCAACGGCTATCTCCTCGATCAGTTCCTGCGGGACGGCGCCAACCAGCGCGCGGATCGGTACGGGGGCAGCATCGAAAACCGGGCTCGCTTCCCGCTGGAGGTGGCGCGGGCGGTGGCGGGCGTCTGGGGCGCGGAGCGGGTGGGGTACCGGCTCTCGCCGCAATCCTTTCCCTACGCGGGTCTGACGGATTCGACGCCTTCCGAGACGTTCACGCATCTGGCGCGCGAGCTGGGCCGATTGGGCCTCGGCTACCTGCACGTCACCGAGGCGGTGTCGGGCCAGGACGTGCCGAGCCCGGAGCAGCGCATCTCCCCGCTGTTGAGGAAGGCGTTCCAGGGAGCGTTCATCGTCAATGGTGGCTACGACGCGCCAACGGGCGAGGCGGCGCTTGCGATGGGCGACGCCGATCTCGTGGCCTACGGCGTGCCGTTCCTCGCGAACCCGGACCTGCCGGAGCGCTTCCGGCACGGGGCTCCCTCGAACCCGGTCGACGCCTCCACGTTCTTCACCGGCGAAGAGAAGGGCTACACGGACTACCCGACGCTCTCCGACGTCTCGACGCGCGCGAGGACGGCGTCGTAG
- a CDS encoding AraC family transcriptional regulator gives MSPTPNEFAGRPIPQDVQASDVLADVLDTMRLSTVVYGRFELRAPWGIRFCEWPAAHIVVLARGRARLEAEGVDDAVTLSAGDVALFPHGGAHTLRDREGSPFHLLGQGECQRTQGVGPMRLGGDGERATLVAGSFRLGAAPRTLLFEQLPRLVHLAADDPAIAPSLASTAQLLVAESANSSPGATVVMSRLADILLVQALRAHIASGQCRDHGLCALADPQIGRSLSLIHAKPAAAWTVEGLASAVGVSRSGFAARFTTLVGKPPLEYLAQWRMTKAAQLLRESALSLGEVAMAIGYQNEASFNRAFKRWAALAPGAYRREHRRS, from the coding sequence ATGTCACCGACTCCAAATGAATTTGCAGGGCGTCCAATACCGCAGGACGTGCAGGCCTCGGACGTCCTCGCTGACGTGCTGGACACGATGCGCCTCTCGACTGTCGTCTACGGCCGATTCGAGCTGCGCGCGCCCTGGGGGATCCGGTTCTGCGAGTGGCCTGCCGCGCACATCGTCGTGCTCGCGCGGGGACGCGCTCGCCTGGAAGCCGAGGGAGTCGACGATGCGGTCACCCTGTCGGCCGGAGACGTAGCCCTGTTTCCGCACGGCGGAGCGCACACGCTCCGCGACCGGGAAGGAAGTCCGTTCCACCTCCTGGGACAGGGTGAATGCCAGCGAACCCAGGGGGTGGGACCGATGCGGCTCGGAGGCGATGGCGAACGCGCCACCCTGGTCGCGGGCTCCTTCCGGCTCGGCGCAGCGCCGCGCACGCTCCTCTTCGAGCAGCTGCCCCGCCTCGTCCACCTGGCCGCGGATGATCCGGCGATCGCCCCGTCGCTGGCATCGACCGCCCAACTGCTCGTCGCAGAGAGTGCCAACTCCAGCCCGGGGGCGACGGTCGTCATGAGCCGGCTCGCGGACATCCTGCTCGTGCAGGCCCTGCGGGCGCACATCGCGTCAGGCCAGTGCCGGGACCATGGCCTCTGCGCACTCGCGGATCCCCAGATTGGAAGGTCCCTCTCGCTCATCCATGCAAAACCTGCCGCCGCATGGACCGTCGAGGGCCTCGCATCGGCAGTCGGGGTCTCCCGTTCCGGCTTCGCCGCCCGCTTCACCACGCTCGTAGGCAAGCCACCGCTCGAGTATCTCGCGCAGTGGCGGATGACGAAGGCCGCCCAACTCCTTCGAGAGAGCGCGCTTTCGTTGGGCGAGGTCGCGATGGCCATCGGCTACCAGAACGAAGCCTCGTTCAATCGGGCCTTCAAGCGCTGGGCAGCGCTCGCGCCCGGGGCGTACCGGCGCGAACACCGTCGGAGCTGA